In Scomber japonicus isolate fScoJap1 chromosome 11, fScoJap1.pri, whole genome shotgun sequence, the genomic stretch GACTCACATtactttattttggttttcaaaGTTTTAGCTTTAGTTCAGTTGGAGTCTTGACCTAGTGTTTCCAGTCATAGTCTACTATGTTTTTTTGGTACTTTGTAGGTGGCTGATGCACAGGTTGATGGCCAAACAGTTTCTAAGCTGAAATTTCAGACAAATGAAACAAGCAAGGGTGTCATCACAGATATGAGTGGATGCAGACTCTCAGGTTAGTAAATCCAAGGGTGATTTGGGGCCTCAAAAGCAGAActgtaacatttaaaatgttgtttctttGGCTTTATAAAACATATACTCTGGTTAGTAAAGCCTGACTTTTTAAACTATACTTACTTAAACCTCTCCCAATTTCCAGGTGTTGTGTATAAGACTAATACGACAGTTAAGGACCCAAACATCTGCTCTACTGTCACCTGTGATGTGACTGGTGTCGCTACTGCCGTCAGTTATTGTAGCCGCAATGAGCGTTGCCAGGGCGATGGCAGGTAAATATTTTTTGCCTCATATTTGGAAGGAAGTGCTGACTGATACAGATAATTCATTTCTCattcatgacaaaacaaaaacttgaTTTATAATCAGTCTATGGAAAATTACGTTAATGCTGTGACCTTTCACCTCTTGGTTTGATCAGATTTACTGTTCcatcaaaatggaaataatttgTTTCTATTTACAGTTTTCATGACACATATTGTCATCATTTCtccattattttctattttttgtttgttcgtGGGTGTTTCCAGTTCCTACTTATTACCAGTCTTTTCATCAGTCACATTCTAATTGTGTAAttttctatttgtgtgtgtctcttcctGCCTCCATCAGTTGCGCCTTGCACACTACATGCACGATGACAGGCTCCACCGTCATCGATTTCATTGGTAGAGTTCACTTTGTTCCAGATCGATGTGCATACAATTTAATGAAGTCCTCATCAATCCCAGACTTCCAGGTTCTGGGGGTTTTCCAGGAACGACGCCGTAAAGATATGAGTTTTTTGGACCATGTGATACTGCAGCTGGATGGTCCAGGTGTTCAGATTTCTCTGGGACAAGGTGGCAGAGTTCAGGTAAGTTAGGTACTGCCACAATTGGTAAAGTAATGAGTTAGTCTCTAAAGTACTGTAATGTATAATTACAGCTCATTAATCGCTGATGCCCAGTACATTCCAGGCAGTTTCTGATTAAGGTATTATGGGCCCCAGTTTTTTGTGAAGCCCCTATGATCAGATATCACCAAGAACTGAGAGAACCATGACATGTTTGGTGGAAAAGCAATAGGTTGAAATATGAGATTACTCATATAAAGTCATAGGCATGGACAGGAATGCAGGTttacacacacccatacacacacacacccctacacacacacacacacacacacacacacacacacacaaacacacacacacacacacacacacacacacacacacacacacacacacacacacacacacaaccttgttTTCAGCAAGACAAAAATGCAGACTCAGACCCATagttcaaattaaaatgaaattaatttgaAAAACTAACTTCTCTCTTTGTTATAACATGGTGCACAGGCACAAATTCAAATtggtatataaataaaatgggTGATGCAGCCTAATATTAGCACAgggacaataaaaagaaaaacactgccAGAAGTATCTAAAGTAATTCACATAAATGCATTCACAAatcaaagtaattaaaaaaaaatgctgaatgaCTGAGATGGCTTTTCACTTTTTTGAGTTTCCATTACACTATAATTTTGAGAGTGCTTATCACAATgaattaatatttatcatatttaaacttcttttaaaacactttcCACAATTATCATTAGCATATATGATGTCTCTGTTCGGCCGCATAtgcacagagaagaaaagagaagaaactaCTAGATGTTGTTTTGCAGGTTTACGGTTTAGAGTTAACAATTTACAATagtaatacaatttaaatagtTATACAGTAGTAAGTTAAAGTAAAGCAATCTGAGGAACTTTTCAGGGGAAGAGAAGAACAACCTGTGTGCCATTCAGTCATTATGACAGCATGTGGTGGTTGTAAAAAGAAATTGCACTATCTAAGGCCATTTATGAAAGCAAAGTGATGTAGTTCTCTCATTAAGCCACTAAGGGGCAGGCAAAGGCACACTATCTGAAGTTCCATTTGTGCCAGAGAAACATGTTACAGCTGACAGTAGTATAACTGTGTCTTTTTACCTGTAGGTTTgtattgcatgttgtttttattgtatgtcattTATGTGCTGCAACTTTTTTCCCTGTCTCCGAGACAAATTTCTCCCTGGTAGAGACCAATAaaagtaacctaacctaacctaaatACAATGCATAATGATAATGTGGCCATTGCCTCCTCTGCTCGCTCCTTGTGAAATAACatgaaattacaaaataatcataataatatcaAATGAAATCACTGAATGCTGCTGTGCATTTATgtgtattgtgatatttgaatgagtttctcctctctgttgtGATGAAGCTGAACAACAAATTGTTGGCACTCAGCGCCACCCCTGCAGTTTTCCATGGTGTGGAGCTCTTTAAAGACCAGACAGGTGTGACTGCTAAGATGTCAGCATCCAAATACACAGTTTCTGTAGTCTTTGATGGCACCACTGCACAGATCCACATGACCGGTAAAGACAAATGAAATTCcagatatatacagtatatttaaaaagactatCGACTTAAAATATTGTGTTGACACTTTCTATGCTGTGTTCAAAgtgacaaacaaaaatagtataaaacatttcaataaaatTATACCTGTTTTAACAGTCTTATGAAACTGTCTCATGTTTGAATCAGTGAATGGCAGCTGTCATTTAGTGTCTTACTGTGTTGGTCCACTTTCAAAATTTGACTCATATTCTCTCCTGAAACTGTCCAGGATCAAGTGAAGCACCCGTGCAAGGTTTATGTGGCAGTTCCAACAGGACTGTTAGTGAAGAGGGAGTCTCTAAATACAGCGCCTCTGGGTAAGATCACAAACACGCTAATTTAAATGAAAGGGCTTTTAATGCAAAACTGTTGGCCAGTCTTTGATCGTTTGCTGTTTGTCATCCCACAGTTGTAAGACACAGCATGATGACGCTGCTGATAGTACGATCAACTGCAATGCCACAACTAAATGGTAAATGCAAACCCTCATAAACACAGCACATTCATCTCTGTGGTATGCTACTTTGTCATGCAGTGACTTCTTTTGACCTATTAGGATCCTCAAACTATCCACTTTTGCATGGGGACAGTTCACAGTGTGTCATACAGTTTAAGGTGTACACTACACTTGTCCTATGTTTCAGCTCCAGCAGGAGTCACAAAATTAAACTTGATAATGAAACTATAATAAATGCAATTGAGAAAAACCTTTGTATTGTTTCTCCTTGCAGACTGGATTTTCATGCCCCATTTTCCTACTCTGCTTTATTACAACAGGTGTAATCTCCTGAAACAGACTCCCTTCACTGCTTGCAACATGCACATTGACCCAAAGCCTTTCATCACTGCCTGTACACAGACTTTGTGTAAATACCCTGCAGTGGATGGTCTCAAATGCCAGTTCCTGGAGGCCTACGCCAGAGCCTGCTACCACCGCAGCAAAGTCACAGTAAAAGACTGGAGGTCAAAGAGCCGCTGCTGTAAGACAATCTTTCAGTTTCTTCTGTTCTAAGATGATATAAAACTATAACATGATAAATGAACAAGAGAAGAATCCTGCATGGGTCCAGTTGCCTACCTACGTCCACTCAGAATCAATTCCAGACCTGATGTGAACCTGTGTGTTTCAACCTCGTATAGCACCTTGCCATCAGGTGTATGAAGGCTGAAGAACGTGTTTAATTTTAAGCTTTTCAGATCCTTCTTGATGATCTCTTGACCTAAAATCAACTCCTTAATTGGGTAGAATCACAAGACTgtattgtaatttttattttgcgattccttttatttatttttcatttgaaaattacatctattcatttattctgtgtgtgtgtgtgtgtgtttgcagctgaTGTCACTCGGGCCTGTCAGGACAAATTCTGCAGTGCTCATGAGTTCTGTGGTGAAAAAACCAGAAGTCGGGAaacccgctgtgtctgccgagCCATTTTTGCCTCCAAATACAGATCTACTAGCAGTTTTGGTACGTCAGCTATGACACAAGAAAGTCTCAGCTACTGGATTTTgggatggattttttttcagatttgtgGAATAGCTGTGAAATACCCATAGACCTCATATTAGATTCCAATATAAAGCTAAAACATACCTTCTTACAAATCAAGTAgcatttgtttatttctgaCTTCTTCCATTGGTCTCAATAATACAGAGTGAACCGTTAATCTTTTCAATCTTGCATGTAGTAGTATTCAGAATTATTAAAAGGATCAAATGCAAAAATGCACAAAACTGATAATGATAACCCACCTAAAAGATTATTctcaatgttgcatttatgttaGCATGTTCCTCATCTCTGCTTTTGCTATATATATTTTCAGGTGAGCCGACGGTCTGCAAGCATAAGTCTGCGTCACTAACTCTGGCTGGATGTCTTTTGGAAGACAAAGGCATTGACTACTCTGTCCTACACCTCAATGACGAGTCCTGCAAAGGTGAAATGAACAATCTGACCCACATGGTGACGTTCAACTTCAATAGCAGGAACACTTGTGGTACAGTGATTGTGGTAAGTATCACCCCCCTCACAATATTTGATAgcatagaggccaacaggaaacagggaaagATTAAAGTGATCTCCCTCCCccatattttaaaaatccacaAGAGGACTGGGGTTCAACAACAacactattactattactacaaTAGTAATCAGTGTAGCATGAATAGTAACGTAGAGCTGGTAGTCAGCAGCTAACCAACCATGAGAAGCTGCTGTCAGACTATCCATGTCCACAATGGAAAGGCATAGACTCTGGTGGAGTTTTGACAGTCACTAGAGGCACATTTGGTTAGCTGGCGTTGTGCCATTTATCCCTGATGCAGCAGCTGATATATGAAATAGATCAAGAAGTCTTGCCTAATATGTCACAATTAGGGAGGGACAGAGAATTTGACTGAACTCAATTTTCAATCCATGGTCGAATATTCAACTTATAAATGCATGATATGGAAACTTGAGGTCTCCGAGTGCActtacactgagaatggactttacagtgaagtatgAGACATCTTGTCCAACAGTTAAAtttctgaaataaaatatagttGCATGTTTATTGTTTATGGGTTGGGTTATGAGAAGGATTAGATGTTATTTTATGAATTTCTAACAAGGTAATTCAActttttgtggattttttttgttgaattattattcaaagcagagtatttttctttgtcttaaaaCATATCTGGAGGGTATCTCTAAAtaatcactttttttaaataatcatttaataacCTAATGACTGGTTATAGGTAAACTTGCATGAGAAGTAACAATGTCAGCGTCTTTTTGACCATTCTAGGCAAACGACAGTCAAGTTATCTACAAGAACACCGTCATGACACGGAACAGCTCCATGTACGGCCTGATTGAACGTCACAACAAAGCACATATTGACTTTACCTGTTCATACATTCAGCCAGATATCAAGAGCTTGGGCATCAAAATCAAACAGAGGTGTGTGGTGGTTGCACAgcatgttgttccagatgtgttGAACAAAATGACTTTTAAGGCTGACTGAACTTCACTTGGTTTTTGTGTAGCTTGGTAGAGTAACAAAGTGTAAGCGGAAGGCAACTTATGATGTCTTTCCTTTCCAGCTCTCTGAGCCAGAAGATTGCATCTGGACAATGGATTTACAATCTGACAATGACAGTATACACTGACCCTGACAGCAAGGACCCGATTCAGTCAGGCACAGAAATTCAACTCGATCAGACTATCTGGGTGGAGCTGAAGACAGATGGGCTGGATGAACAAATTGTTGCAGTGACCGACTCCTGCTGGGCAACAGATCAGCCATCGCCAAGCGGGAGCTTAAGATATGACCTCATCATCAAAGGGTGAGCCACACAGAAATGCTCATGGTGACCAAACTTGTGTCTTTGTTGTTGATGGACAGTACCTGTCATGTCTCCTTTCCTGTTTCTGAGCAGCTGCCCTAACCCTGCAGACCAGACAGTGAAGGTAAAGGACAACGGAGTGGGCACATCCAACCGCTTCTCATACAGCACGTTCCGGTTCTCTGGCCAAAGTGACAATATCTATCTGCACTGCAGAGTCAAACTTTGTGTCACGCAGGGTAATGCCTGTGTCCCGGTAATTCAAGTTCTTGACTATACTCACAAAAAATAcatatgaaattattaagtgtcaaatgtaaaaatattggCACATATTTGCTTTTGCTAATCCTAAACCTTAATCTCTCCATGTTTAAACTTCCTCCCAGAATTGTAGCCACGGTGCAAGGAGGCGCAGATCACAGCCGTCAAAATATGAGGATGAAAACCCTGGCCTCATCACCATGGCTTGGACTGCTTAGGTAATTTTGCTTAATGGCATCTGAGCAGAATGTCCAGATTATCTATGATCTCTGATTATCTATGTCTTTTTCTAACCCTGGTTTAGATAATGTCCTATGCTCATTGTTACACTTCAGATACTGTGGTCTGACTCCTATGATACCAATAATATATAAGTTTCTGTAGTGAACCCtttctttaaaaagagaaatattatATACGTTAAGAGTACAATGTCTGAATTTTTGAATGTATACACACTGCTCCATTGTCTTCCTTATATTGTTATCGTCAGTCATAACCACACTGGAAGGGAATACcataaaatatttacttttctcAACTTTACATGAATACACAATGATGAGTTTCTAAGCATTATGAGGATGATCTGGATAACTCCATCCCAAAATCCATATCCCAAAAGATCTAAAATGTAAACTTAAATATCTTATAACAGATAATCCCAgtaaaataaccctaaccctaaccctaatttaatttattatgaGTATCTCTTGGTGACTGTAATATATCACACATCATTTGCTGTTTTAATCCCTTACACAGATTTTTTGGccctgttcacacctggcattGAAATGTGTCTTGGATGATCTAATCACAAATGGACAGCTCtaagtgtgtcagtgtgtctaaGCACTGTTATCTATGTCTTTTTTCTACCCCTGGTTTAGAAAATGTCCTACACTCATTGTTACACTTTAGGTACTGCAGTCTGACTCCTGTGATATCAACAGAAACACTATTAAGTATCTGTAGTGAAagcttttctttaaaatgagatttattATAGGTTACTAATGATAATACTAAAGCTTATGTTCTTGCAAAAGTAcactgtctctttaaatgtatACACACTCCATTGCCTTCTTTATTTTGTTGATGTCAATAAAAGATTTACTCTGTATTTGTTTCAAAAACTTTTCTCACTTTTACATGAACACGATGATGACATTTTAAGATCTcaacttaaaatgtaaatttaaatttaaaaaaaatgtgattttgttttttaacacatAGTTGTAAAAGCTTGTAGGAATAGATTGTCAGAGACATTCCTTATATTTTCATTAGATATTAAACAATGAACACATGAAAAGTAAAGTGGCACAGAGCAGATCATGATCAGAAACTGTCAATGAGCTCATCTGAGAGAATGGTGGATAAAAACAAACGATATTCTGAATAATCAAGACCTAGGTATCCCCAAAATACTAACAACTGGGTTTGCTTTGCTGGAGTGCTGCTTGTGCACCATGGAAACAGAACCCTATGAGACACAGAGCAAGACAGGAGGAAGGTCGATGTCCAAGAAATGCAGATGAGTTGGAGAGAACAAGGAGATTAAAGAGCTGTGTGGACAAGAGATTGCTCAGAGGGCTTCCAGAGCTCTACagcctctcctctttctcatgACTGAGGTTATGGGGGAAGTTGATCTCTGCTTTCCACAACTCTTCAACACCTCCTGCAGGAAGCCAGAACCTCCTCACAATAATACTTTGCTTATTTACATTCTGCTGtccttcatctctctgctcACTGCAGCTCTCAACCTGCTGGTCATCATTTCCATCGCTCACTTCAGGCAGATAATCTTCACTGCATTAGCAAATACATTGATATATTGTGGTTTGATTGTCAGGAAAAAGCGGCTTAGCCATGAGGTCTTTACATACTGCTTGCTAGTCTATTTAGTCATACTGTGATTTGTCATCATTACAACTTTTTGCAAAACTACTTTTAATATTTCTTACAATATTAACGTGATTTCATCTCACTGCAGGCAGCTCCACACTCCCACCAAttttgtcctcctctctctggctGTCTCAGACTTTCTTGTTGGTCTCCTGCTGTTACCTGCTGAAATCCTGTTGACAGAGACCTGCTGGATCCTGGGTGACATCCTGTGTGCTCTGTATTATCTGTTACCCATCATAATAATCTCTGCCTCTGTAGGAAACATGATGCTCATATCAGTTGATCGCTATGTAGCAATTGTTGACCCTCTGCATTACTCCATAAAAGTCACTAAAAGAATAGTTACAATTTGTATTTGCCTGTGTTGGATTTGTTCTGTTTTCTATAGCATCGTCCTTTTATATGATAACCTAAAGCAACCAGGCAGGTATAATTCCTGCGAGGGAGAATGTATGGTTAATATTACAGGAGCTGTTGACCTTGTTATGAGTTTCATTATTCCCATTACTGTCATCATAGTTCTGTATATGAGAGTATTTGTGGTTGCTGTGTCTCAGGCTCGTGCTATGAGGTCcagcattaaagctgtttcacTCCAACTTTCAGTGAAAGTAACAGTTAAGAAATCTGAGATTAAAGCAGCAAGAACTCTTGGTATTGTTATAGttgtgtttctgatgtgttaCTCTCCATATTACTGTGTGTCTCTCACTGGCAAGGACATCTTGATTGGTACTGCAACTGAGGTCTTCATGATTTATCTGATGTATTTTAACTCTTGTCTCAACCCTGTCATATACGTCTTTTTCTACCCCTGGTTTAAAAAAACCATTCGTCTCATTCTTACTCTTAAGATACTGCAGCCTGATACTTGTGACGCCAACGTACTGTAGCCACAGATTGTAGAATGGGTGAAAAGGTTATAGTTATGTTGTATTACAGTGTGATGTTGTATGCATATATCTATTTACAcgattctttttaaaaactgcttttaaaagtgtttttagaAACTGACAATGTAGGAGCTGGAAGATGAGTATCTCTTTGTGACTGTAATATAACGTACATCATTTACTATTTTTATCCATTACATGCTTCTTTGTTGGTACAGTCACATCcataaaatatgttaatttgtAAAGGGGTTAATGTTGATGATGAAATGATCTACAGGTTCAGGAGTAACCAGTTAATTTACCTtttcacacctggcattaaaatgtgttttgagtgatccaatcacaagtggacagctctAAGAATGTCAGTTCACATCCGCCCGTCTGTCTCAATTGACCACTTGTGACCGGATGTAACTTCCCCCAATGTTAACCTTCATAAAAAATGTGGCAATATGTGGTCTGATCTGAGTGACCGGACCTCAATGTGCGCTCAATGTGTCATAATTGCTTTCACACCTGTAAATGGAACTGTCCACTTGTAAATGGATGACCAA encodes the following:
- the LOC128367671 gene encoding alpha-tectorin-like, whose translation is MFCFTLYLAAVSLLTGTAAIKQTFTNSGEMNIATCPITYYGQTYEKVYVADAQVDGQTVSKLKFQTNETSKGVITDMSGCRLSGVVYKTNTTVKDPNICSTVTCDVTGVATAVSYCSRNERCQGDGSCALHTTCTMTGSTVIDFIGRVHFVPDRCAYNLMKSSSIPDFQVLGVFQERRRKDMSFLDHVILQLDGPGVQISLGQGGRVQLNNKLLALSATPAVFHGVELFKDQTGVTAKMSASKYTVSVVFDGTTAQIHMTGSSEAPVQGLCGSSNRTVSEEGVSKYSASGCKTQHDDAADSTINCNATTKWCNLLKQTPFTACNMHIDPKPFITACTQTLCKYPAVDGLKCQFLEAYARACYHRSKVTVKDWRSKSRCSDVTRACQDKFCSAHEFCGEKTRSRETRCVCRAIFASKYRSTSSFGEPTVCKHKSASLTLAGCLLEDKGIDYSVLHLNDESCKGEMNNLTHMVTFNFNSRNTCGTVIVANDSQVIYKNTVMTRNSSMYGLIERHNKAHIDFTCSYIQPDIKSLGIKIKQSSLSQKIASGQWIYNLTMTVYTDPDSKDPIQSGTEIQLDQTIWVELKTDGLDEQIVAVTDSCWATDQPSPSGSLRYDLIIKGCPNPADQTVKVKDNGVGTSNRFSYSTFRFSGQSDNIYLHCRVKLCVTQGNACVPNCSHGARRRRSQPSKYEDENPGLITMAWTA
- the LOC128368058 gene encoding trace amine-associated receptor 8b-like; amino-acid sequence: MTEVMGEVDLCFPQLFNTSCRKPEPPHNNTLLIYILLSFISLLTAALNLLVIISIAHFRQLHTPTNFVLLSLAVSDFLVGLLLLPAEILLTETCWILGDILCALYYLLPIIIISASVGNMMLISVDRYVAIVDPLHYSIKVTKRIVTICICLCWICSVFYSIVLLYDNLKQPGRYNSCEGECMVNITGAVDLVMSFIIPITVIIVLYMRVFVVAVSQARAMRSSIKAVSLQLSVKVTVKKSEIKAARTLGIVIVVFLMCYSPYYCVSLTGKDILIGTATEVFMIYLMYFNSCLNPVIYVFFYPWFKKTIRLILTLKILQPDTCDANVL